In Vagococcus hydrophili, one DNA window encodes the following:
- the budA gene encoding acetolactate decarboxylase, whose product MSNKTLYQHGTLGALMAGLMDGTKTISDLLTLGDLGIGTLHGLDGEVIIINGEAYQGRSDGKLIKLTGEELTPYAAVTTFKADRQVILDEGLYSEETLNKMLTHFKSQNTFSAVKLTGVFNKMHIRIMPKQEKPYRRLVEVSKIQPEFTEEYIKGSLVGFYTPALFQGVAAAGFHLHFISEDRTFGGHVIDFELGQGVLEISDIDAMTQLFPVNDTTFLETEIDYANLASEIEQAE is encoded by the coding sequence ATGAGTAACAAAACACTTTATCAACACGGTACATTAGGAGCTTTGATGGCTGGTTTAATGGACGGAACGAAAACTATTTCAGATTTGTTAACCTTAGGTGATTTGGGAATCGGGACACTTCATGGTTTGGACGGAGAAGTGATTATTATAAATGGTGAAGCTTATCAAGGTCGTTCAGACGGAAAGCTCATTAAACTAACAGGTGAAGAGCTAACACCTTATGCAGCGGTAACTACCTTTAAAGCAGATCGCCAAGTTATTTTAGATGAAGGACTTTATTCTGAGGAAACGTTAAATAAGATGCTAACTCACTTTAAAAGCCAAAATACCTTTTCAGCTGTAAAATTAACAGGTGTTTTCAATAAAATGCATATTAGAATAATGCCTAAACAAGAAAAACCTTACCGACGTTTAGTGGAAGTCTCAAAAATCCAACCTGAATTTACTGAGGAATACATCAAAGGTAGTCTTGTTGGTTTTTATACCCCAGCACTATTTCAAGGAGTTGCCGCAGCAGGTTTTCATTTACATTTTATTAGTGAAGACAGAACATTTGGTGGTCATGTTATTGACTTTGAATTAGGGCAAGGTGTTTTAGAAATAAGTGACATCGACGCAATGACCCAATTATTTCCTGTAAATGATACAACTTTCCTAGAAACAGAAATAGATTACGCAAATTTAGCAAGCGAAATCGAACAAGCAGAGTAA
- a CDS encoding DMT family transporter: MNKAGNKMKGIILAITGAVFWGGSGVSAQYIMQEKGVETSWLVSVRILFAGILILCYLYGTEKRQVFAILKNKKDLLGTFIFSFFGVILLQYSFFKAIEVSNAATATILQYLSPIFIVIYLIFESKKIPSKMSMLSIALSLFGTALLVTKGDFTTLSMSPMGLFWGLGAGLFGAFYIIQPRKLMATYGTTTIIGWGMLMGGLMYQLYHPVWKDVPKLDGVTIALISFIVVFGTIFSYICLLKSTRYIPAQFSSLLTSFEPLSSALFSFLFLNAIILPIEILSMGIIIFSVFLLSRSQDNE; encoded by the coding sequence ATGAATAAAGCAGGAAATAAGATGAAAGGAATCATCTTAGCAATCACAGGAGCAGTATTTTGGGGTGGGTCAGGTGTATCTGCTCAGTATATTATGCAAGAAAAGGGTGTTGAAACGAGTTGGTTAGTTAGTGTTCGTATTCTTTTTGCAGGAATTTTAATTTTATGTTATCTCTATGGAACGGAGAAAAGACAGGTTTTTGCTATTCTTAAGAATAAAAAGGACTTGTTAGGGACCTTTATTTTTAGTTTTTTTGGTGTCATTTTACTACAATATTCTTTTTTTAAAGCGATTGAAGTGAGTAATGCAGCAACCGCTACAATTTTACAGTACTTATCTCCGATTTTTATTGTGATTTATTTAATTTTTGAATCGAAAAAAATCCCGAGTAAAATGAGTATGTTGAGTATTGCACTTTCTTTATTTGGAACCGCATTATTAGTAACTAAAGGAGATTTCACCACGCTTTCTATGTCACCAATGGGACTTTTCTGGGGACTTGGAGCGGGACTTTTTGGCGCGTTTTATATTATTCAGCCTAGAAAGTTAATGGCAACGTACGGTACGACGACGATTATTGGTTGGGGAATGCTAATGGGAGGATTAATGTACCAATTGTATCATCCAGTGTGGAAAGATGTGCCTAAACTTGACGGGGTAACGATTGCCTTGATTAGTTTTATAGTTGTTTTTGGAACAATATTTTCTTATATCTGTTTACTTAAAAGTACACGTTACATTCCAGCACAATTTTCAAGTTTGTTAACGTCCTTTGAACCACTCAGTTCAGCGTTATTCTCATTTTTATTTTTAAATGCGATTATTTTACCGATTGAAATTTTGAGTATGGGAATCATTATTTTTTCAGTCTTTTTACTTTCTAGAAGCCAGGATAATGAATAA
- the dnaK gene encoding molecular chaperone DnaK, with the protein MSKIIGIDLGTTNSAVSVLEGGEAKIIANPEGNRTTPSVVSFKNGEIQVGEVAKRQAVTNPNTIASIKRHIGEVGFKEEVEGKTYTPQEISAMILQYLKGFAEDYLGEKVDKAVITVPAYFNDAQRQATKDAGKIAGLEVERIVNEPTAAALAYGLDKTDKEEKVLVFDLGGGTFDVSILELGDGVFDVLSTAGDNNLGGDDFDEKIIAHLVEEFKKENGIDLSKDKMAVQRLKDAAEKAKKDLSGVTSTQISLPFITAGDAGPLHLELNLTRAKFDELTSDLVDRTKIPVRQAIKDAGISISEIDEVILVGGSTRIPAVVEAVRKETNKEPNKSVNPDEVVAMGAAIQGGVITGDVKDVVLLDVTPLSLGIETMGSVFTKLIDRNTTIPTSKSQVFSTAADNQPAVDIHVLQGERPMATDNKTLGRFQLTDIPAAPRGIPQIEVTFDIDKNGIVNVSAKDLGTQKEQTITIKSSSGLTDEEIEKMVKDAEANAEADKERKEEVDLRNDIDALLFSVDKTLGELEGKVDADEVKKAEVARDDLKAAVEANNLEDMKAKRDELNEIVQALTVKLYEQAAQQAQTENPEAAQGGADDVVDADFEEINDDKK; encoded by the coding sequence ATGAGTAAAATTATCGGAATTGATTTAGGAACAACAAACTCTGCAGTATCAGTATTAGAAGGCGGAGAAGCAAAAATTATCGCAAACCCAGAAGGAAACAGAACAACTCCTTCAGTTGTATCATTTAAAAATGGAGAAATCCAAGTCGGTGAAGTTGCTAAACGTCAAGCAGTAACTAACCCAAATACAATCGCATCTATCAAACGCCATATCGGTGAAGTTGGCTTTAAAGAAGAAGTAGAAGGAAAAACTTATACACCACAAGAAATCTCAGCAATGATTTTACAATACCTAAAAGGTTTCGCTGAAGATTACTTAGGCGAAAAAGTTGATAAAGCAGTTATCACTGTACCTGCATACTTTAATGACGCGCAACGTCAAGCAACAAAAGACGCTGGTAAAATCGCTGGTTTAGAAGTAGAACGTATTGTTAACGAACCTACTGCAGCAGCTTTAGCTTACGGTTTAGATAAAACAGATAAAGAAGAAAAAGTTTTAGTATTTGACCTTGGTGGTGGTACATTTGACGTTTCTATCCTTGAATTAGGTGACGGCGTATTCGACGTATTATCAACTGCAGGAGATAACAACTTAGGTGGGGATGACTTTGACGAAAAAATCATCGCTCATTTAGTAGAAGAATTCAAAAAAGAAAACGGCATTGATTTATCTAAAGATAAAATGGCTGTTCAACGTTTGAAAGATGCTGCTGAAAAAGCTAAAAAAGATTTATCAGGTGTAACAAGTACACAAATCAGCTTACCATTTATCACTGCTGGTGACGCTGGACCTCTTCACTTAGAATTAAACTTAACTCGTGCTAAATTTGATGAATTAACATCTGACTTAGTAGATAGAACTAAAATCCCAGTACGTCAAGCAATCAAAGATGCTGGTATCTCAATTTCTGAAATCGACGAAGTTATCTTAGTTGGTGGATCTACACGTATTCCTGCTGTTGTTGAAGCAGTACGTAAAGAAACAAACAAAGAACCAAATAAATCAGTTAACCCGGATGAAGTAGTGGCAATGGGTGCTGCTATCCAAGGTGGTGTTATCACAGGGGACGTGAAAGACGTTGTATTATTAGACGTAACACCATTATCATTAGGTATTGAAACAATGGGATCTGTATTTACTAAATTAATTGACCGTAACACGACAATTCCAACAAGTAAATCACAAGTATTCTCAACTGCTGCTGATAACCAACCGGCTGTAGATATTCATGTATTACAAGGTGAACGTCCAATGGCAACAGATAACAAAACATTAGGTCGCTTCCAATTAACAGATATTCCAGCTGCTCCACGTGGAATCCCTCAAATCGAAGTAACATTTGATATCGACAAAAACGGTATTGTTAACGTAAGTGCGAAAGATTTAGGAACTCAAAAAGAACAAACTATTACCATTAAATCATCTTCAGGTTTAACAGATGAAGAAATTGAAAAAATGGTGAAAGATGCAGAAGCTAACGCAGAAGCAGATAAAGAACGTAAAGAAGAAGTTGATTTAAGAAACGACATCGACGCTTTATTATTCTCAGTTGACAAAACTTTAGGCGAATTAGAAGGTAAAGTGGATGCTGACGAAGTGAAAAAAGCAGAAGTTGCTCGTGACGACTTAAAAGCAGCTGTTGAAGCAAATAACTTAGAAGACATGAAAGCTAAACGCGACGAATTAAACGAAATCGTTCAAGCTTTAACTGTTAAGTTATACGAACAAGCAGCACAACAAGCACAAACAGAAAACCCAGAAGCAGCTCAAGGTGGCGCTGATGATGTAGTTGATGCTGATTTTGAAGAAATCAACGACGACAAAAAATAA
- a CDS encoding ABC transporter ATP-binding protein, giving the protein MALLIQKVKGHGKLVLTSLFMTTLMVISMLWQPKLLQKVMTAVMKEDNQELKSVGITLIVVALVGLIAGIINTIVAAKVSQEVASEIRSDGFKKIQTFSFSDIEKFSTSNLVVRLTNDVNQIQNIVMMTLQTILRIPILFIGSFILAMITLPQLWWVIIVLVVLVFLTVMSLFGLMGKHFTKIQGYIERVNSIAKENLSGIRVVKSFVQEEQEIKKFTKVSDKLAKHTITVGNLFSIMIPTFMLISSLAIVTSIYFAADLAKTDMEVIGAIVSFMNYLMQIMMSIIIGGMMMMMASRGMVSLKRLNEVLETEPTLTFKEEGVKAIHDGTVVFDDVTFSYDGADKPTLKHISFNVESGQSIGVVGATGAGKSTLAQMIARMYDPTEGSISVGDVDLRDVDKTDLRDNVALVLQKAILFSGTIADNLKQGSKHADDAAMERASRIAQASEFIDRQTEGYFSHVEERGSNFSGGQKQRLSITRGVIGNPKVLVLDDSTSALDARSEKLVKEALAKELTDTTTFIIAQKISSVIQADTILVLDEGRLVAQGTHKELLKTSDVYREIYETQKAKEVE; this is encoded by the coding sequence ATGGCATTATTAATTCAAAAAGTGAAAGGGCATGGGAAACTTGTATTAACGTCTCTTTTCATGACTACCTTGATGGTTATTTCTATGCTGTGGCAACCCAAGTTACTTCAAAAAGTAATGACTGCAGTTATGAAAGAAGACAATCAAGAATTAAAGAGTGTGGGCATCACGCTAATTGTCGTTGCTTTAGTTGGTTTAATTGCGGGTATTATTAATACAATTGTTGCAGCGAAAGTTTCTCAAGAAGTCGCGTCCGAGATTCGTTCAGATGGGTTTAAAAAAATTCAAACATTTTCATTTAGTGATATTGAAAAATTCTCAACAAGTAACTTAGTGGTTCGTTTAACAAATGACGTTAATCAAATTCAAAATATTGTCATGATGACGTTACAAACAATTTTAAGAATTCCAATTCTTTTTATTGGTAGTTTTATTTTGGCGATGATCACACTACCACAATTATGGTGGGTAATCATTGTATTAGTTGTATTAGTCTTTTTAACAGTGATGTCTTTATTTGGTTTAATGGGTAAACATTTCACTAAAATTCAAGGCTACATCGAAAGAGTAAACAGTATTGCAAAAGAAAATTTATCAGGCATTCGCGTGGTAAAATCATTTGTTCAAGAAGAACAAGAAATTAAGAAATTTACCAAAGTTTCAGATAAATTAGCAAAACATACGATTACAGTGGGGAATTTATTTTCAATTATGATTCCTACATTCATGTTGATTTCTAGTTTAGCTATTGTGACGTCTATTTATTTTGCAGCTGATTTAGCTAAAACTGATATGGAAGTCATTGGAGCAATTGTTTCATTCATGAATTACCTAATGCAAATTATGATGAGTATTATTATCGGTGGTATGATGATGATGATGGCTTCTCGTGGTATGGTTTCTTTAAAAAGATTAAATGAAGTATTAGAAACAGAACCAACATTAACATTTAAAGAAGAAGGTGTTAAAGCGATTCATGATGGAACGGTTGTCTTTGATGACGTGACTTTCTCTTATGATGGGGCAGATAAGCCAACGCTTAAACACATTAGTTTTAATGTTGAAAGTGGTCAATCCATTGGTGTGGTTGGTGCTACTGGTGCTGGTAAATCAACTTTAGCTCAAATGATTGCTAGAATGTATGATCCAACAGAAGGGTCAATTAGTGTTGGGGATGTTGATTTAAGAGATGTAGATAAAACCGACTTACGTGATAATGTGGCATTAGTTTTACAAAAAGCCATTTTATTTTCAGGAACGATTGCAGATAATTTAAAACAAGGATCTAAACATGCGGATGATGCAGCTATGGAGAGAGCGTCAAGAATCGCTCAAGCCAGTGAATTTATTGATCGTCAAACAGAAGGTTATTTCAGTCATGTTGAAGAACGTGGCTCAAACTTCTCTGGAGGTCAGAAGCAACGTTTATCTATTACAAGAGGGGTTATTGGTAATCCAAAAGTCTTAGTTTTAGATGATAGTACGAGTGCTCTGGATGCTCGTTCTGAAAAATTAGTCAAAGAAGCTTTGGCTAAAGAATTAACAGACACAACGACGTTTATTATTGCTCAAAAAATTTCTTCTGTGATTCAAGCAGATACTATTTTAGTATTAGATGAAGGTCGTTTAGTTGCTCAAGGCACACATAAAGAGCTTCTTAAAACGAGTGATGTTTATCGCGAGATTTACGAAACTCAAAAAGCAAAGGAGGTAGAATAA
- the alsS gene encoding acetolactate synthase AlsS: MKNSFRKLYQYKKKKEDVNVKSVGKQGSHTVVDSLKKHGVDYVFGIPGAKIDGVFDALVDDGPELIVTRHEQNAAFMAQGIGRLTGKPGVVIATSGPGASNLATGLVTATAEGDPVLAIAGQVKRSDLLKLTHQSMDNAALFKPITKYSAEIQDPETISEIMANAFRLATSSKQGASFISIPQDVVDADVSDQSIKVLKDPRLGVARADDVAELVKKIEEAQLPVLLVGMRASSEEVTQTIRTLVEKTGLPVVETFQAAGVISRELVGHFFGRIGLFRNQPGDALLKRSDLVIAVGYDPIEYEARNWNAEKDAKIVVIDDTPAEIDGYMQPEDELIGDISGNLDLLTKGLSGDQTTDEAKLYLNYLKSRLDERDTFKAESQEGLVHPLEVINVLQEKTDDSMTVTVDVGSHYIWMARHFKSYEPRHLLFSNGMQTLGVALPWAISAALVRPETQIISVSGDGGFLFSSQDLETAVRKNLNIIHLIWNDGHYNMVEFQEEMKYARSSGVELGPVDFVKYAESFGALGLRATSKAELEAAIEKGMATKGPVVIDIPIDYSDNPDLGKSILPDQFY, encoded by the coding sequence ATGAAAAACAGTTTTAGAAAACTGTATCAATATAAAAAGAAGAAAGAAGATGTTAATGTGAAATCAGTTGGTAAACAAGGTAGTCATACTGTAGTAGATAGTTTGAAAAAACATGGTGTGGATTATGTCTTTGGTATTCCAGGAGCTAAAATTGATGGCGTTTTTGATGCTTTAGTAGATGATGGTCCAGAGTTAATTGTGACAAGACATGAGCAAAATGCCGCATTTATGGCTCAAGGAATTGGACGTTTAACTGGGAAACCAGGCGTGGTTATTGCAACAAGTGGACCTGGTGCCAGTAATTTAGCAACGGGCTTAGTGACAGCAACTGCTGAGGGAGATCCTGTTTTAGCGATTGCAGGACAAGTTAAGCGAAGTGATTTATTGAAACTTACTCATCAAAGTATGGATAACGCAGCACTTTTTAAACCAATTACTAAGTACAGTGCAGAGATTCAAGACCCTGAAACCATTTCTGAAATTATGGCGAATGCCTTTCGCTTAGCAACTTCTTCTAAACAAGGGGCAAGCTTTATCAGTATTCCCCAAGACGTGGTGGATGCTGATGTGAGTGATCAAAGTATTAAAGTGTTAAAAGATCCTAGACTGGGAGTAGCTAGAGCAGATGATGTTGCTGAATTAGTCAAAAAGATTGAGGAAGCACAATTACCAGTTTTACTTGTTGGGATGAGAGCTTCTAGTGAAGAAGTCACTCAAACTATTCGCACTTTGGTAGAAAAAACTGGCTTACCTGTCGTTGAAACTTTCCAAGCAGCTGGTGTTATTTCCCGTGAGTTAGTAGGGCATTTCTTTGGTCGCATTGGGCTATTTAGAAATCAACCAGGAGATGCTTTACTAAAAAGAAGTGATTTAGTGATTGCCGTTGGTTATGATCCAATTGAATATGAAGCTCGCAATTGGAATGCTGAAAAGGATGCGAAGATTGTCGTGATTGATGATACCCCAGCGGAAATTGACGGCTATATGCAACCAGAAGATGAACTAATTGGAGATATTTCAGGGAATCTTGACTTATTAACGAAAGGTTTATCAGGAGATCAAACAACAGACGAAGCTAAACTTTACTTGAATTACTTGAAAAGCCGTTTAGATGAACGAGATACGTTTAAAGCTGAGAGTCAAGAAGGGTTGGTTCATCCTTTAGAAGTCATTAATGTTCTTCAAGAAAAAACGGATGATTCTATGACCGTCACTGTGGATGTGGGTAGTCATTATATTTGGATGGCTCGTCACTTTAAGAGCTATGAACCGCGCCATTTATTATTTAGTAACGGAATGCAAACACTAGGTGTGGCACTTCCTTGGGCGATTTCAGCGGCTCTTGTTAGACCAGAAACACAAATAATTTCAGTCTCAGGTGATGGTGGTTTCTTGTTTTCATCTCAAGACTTAGAAACAGCGGTTAGAAAAAATTTAAATATTATCCATTTAATTTGGAACGATGGCCATTATAATATGGTAGAGTTTCAAGAAGAAATGAAATATGCTCGTTCTTCTGGTGTGGAACTTGGACCTGTTGATTTTGTGAAATATGCAGAAAGTTTTGGCGCTTTAGGCTTGCGTGCCACAAGTAAAGCAGAGTTAGAAGCAGCTATTGAAAAAGGTATGGCTACTAAAGGACCTGTTGTGATTGATATTCCGATTGATTACAGTGATAATCCAGATTTAGGAAAATCAATATTACCAGATCAATTCTATTAA
- the gndA gene encoding NADP-dependent phosphogluconate dehydrogenase: MSKQQIGVVGMAVMGKNLALNIESRGYSVSVFNRTGSKTEEVVKEHPEKKLVATYTIEEFVASLEKPRRIMLMVQAGKATDLTIQSLLPHLDKGDILIDGGNTFFQDTIRRNEELANSGINFIGTGVSGGEEGALKGPSMMPGGQKEAYELVKPIFEQIAAKAKDGEPCVTYIGPNGAGHYVKMVHNGIEYGDMQLIAESYDILTRVLGLSVEEVAEIFTDWNQGELDSYLMEITSDILTRKDDLGTGQPIVDVILDAAGNKGTGKWTSQNSLDLGTPLPLITESVYARYISALKDERVEASKIIPQMDVPAYTGDKKELVEKIRQALYFSKIMSYAQGFAQYRTASEEYGWDLNYGEIAKIFREGCIIRARFLQEITDAYDRNPELKNLLLDEYFLDITQKYQQSVRDVVSLAVQSGVPTPTFSSAIAYFDSYRTADLPANIIQAQRDYFGAHTYLRKDREGVFHYDWYGEDNK, translated from the coding sequence ATGTCTAAACAACAAATTGGTGTTGTCGGAATGGCTGTAATGGGAAAAAACTTAGCATTAAATATTGAAAGTAGAGGGTATTCAGTTTCTGTCTTTAACCGTACTGGCTCAAAAACAGAAGAAGTTGTCAAAGAGCATCCTGAAAAGAAATTAGTAGCTACTTACACAATTGAAGAATTTGTGGCTTCTTTAGAAAAACCAAGACGTATTATGTTAATGGTTCAAGCAGGAAAAGCAACAGATTTAACCATTCAAAGCTTATTACCTCATTTAGATAAAGGGGATATTTTAATTGACGGAGGAAATACATTCTTCCAAGATACAATTAGACGTAACGAAGAGTTAGCTAACTCAGGAATCAACTTCATCGGAACTGGTGTATCAGGTGGAGAAGAGGGAGCTCTTAAAGGGCCTTCAATGATGCCTGGTGGACAAAAAGAAGCTTACGAATTAGTTAAACCAATCTTTGAACAAATCGCTGCTAAAGCGAAAGATGGTGAGCCATGTGTGACTTATATTGGTCCTAATGGTGCTGGACACTATGTCAAAATGGTTCATAACGGTATCGAGTATGGTGATATGCAGTTAATCGCTGAAAGTTACGATATTTTAACTCGCGTTTTAGGTTTATCAGTGGAAGAAGTTGCTGAAATCTTTACTGACTGGAATCAAGGTGAATTAGATAGCTACTTAATGGAAATCACTTCTGATATCTTAACAAGAAAAGATGATTTAGGAACAGGTCAACCGATTGTTGATGTGATTTTAGATGCGGCTGGTAATAAAGGAACTGGTAAATGGACAAGTCAAAATTCATTAGACTTAGGAACGCCACTACCACTTATTACAGAATCAGTTTATGCTAGATATATTTCTGCTCTTAAAGATGAGCGTGTGGAAGCAAGCAAAATTATTCCACAAATGGACGTTCCAGCTTACACTGGAGACAAAAAAGAACTAGTTGAAAAAATTAGACAAGCTTTATACTTTAGTAAAATTATGAGTTACGCTCAAGGTTTTGCTCAATATCGTACAGCAAGTGAAGAATATGGTTGGGATTTAAACTACGGTGAAATTGCGAAAATTTTCCGTGAGGGATGTATCATCCGTGCTCGTTTCTTACAAGAAATTACAGATGCCTATGATCGTAACCCAGAACTTAAAAACTTATTATTAGATGAGTATTTCTTAGATATTACTCAAAAATACCAACAATCAGTAAGAGATGTTGTGTCATTAGCTGTCCAATCAGGTGTGCCAACGCCAACTTTCTCTTCAGCAATTGCGTATTTTGATTCATATCGTACAGCTGATTTACCAGCTAATATTATCCAAGCTCAAAGAGATTACTTTGGTGCTCATACTTACTTACGTAAAGACCGTGAAGGGGTATTCCATTACGATTGGTACGGAGAAGATAATAAATAA
- a CDS encoding metal ABC transporter substrate-binding protein — protein sequence MKKYFSLIVLLVATITLGACGAKEKKQSNEGKLNIVTSFYPMYDFTQNITKDKANVSMLIDGGVEPHDYEPSAKDMAKIQEADVFIYNSNEMETWVETVLKNIDTTKVKVIEASKGIELLEASHSEEKEEGHEGHDHSGAHDPHVWLSPKLASKEAMTISEGIMEVDSKNKDFYEKNTKEYTGKLANLDNDYQIAFKGAKSRQFVTQHTAFSYLAHEYDLKQVPISGISPDQEPTPKELKGIEDFVKKEKIEVIYTESSASPKIAKTISSATGASLAVLNPMESVSKKDREKGEDYLSIMTQNLESLKQSVK from the coding sequence ATGAAGAAATATTTTAGTTTAATAGTATTATTAGTTGCAACCATCACATTAGGTGCTTGTGGGGCTAAAGAAAAAAAACAATCCAATGAGGGCAAATTAAATATTGTCACAAGTTTTTATCCAATGTATGATTTTACCCAAAATATAACTAAGGATAAAGCGAATGTTAGTATGTTGATTGATGGTGGGGTTGAGCCTCATGATTATGAACCGAGTGCCAAAGATATGGCGAAAATTCAAGAAGCCGATGTCTTTATCTATAATTCCAATGAGATGGAAACATGGGTTGAAACAGTATTGAAAAATATTGATACAACAAAAGTTAAAGTGATTGAGGCAAGTAAGGGGATTGAACTCTTAGAAGCCAGTCATTCAGAGGAAAAGGAAGAAGGACATGAAGGGCACGACCATTCAGGGGCTCATGATCCACACGTTTGGTTAAGTCCGAAACTTGCGAGTAAAGAAGCAATGACTATTTCTGAAGGAATCATGGAAGTTGATTCTAAAAATAAAGATTTCTATGAAAAAAATACCAAAGAATATACAGGTAAACTGGCTAATCTAGACAATGACTACCAAATAGCATTTAAGGGTGCTAAGAGTCGCCAATTTGTTACGCAGCATACGGCATTTTCTTACTTAGCTCATGAGTATGATTTAAAGCAAGTTCCTATTTCAGGGATTTCTCCTGACCAAGAGCCAACTCCAAAAGAGTTAAAAGGAATCGAAGACTTTGTTAAAAAAGAAAAAATTGAAGTGATTTATACGGAAAGTTCTGCTTCTCCTAAGATTGCTAAGACAATCTCTAGTGCAACTGGAGCAAGTTTAGCTGTTTTAAATCCAATGGAAAGTGTGTCAAAAAAAGATCGTGAAAAGGGTGAAGATTATCTGTCAATCATGACTCAAAATCTTGAATCCTTAAAACAATCGGTTAAATAA
- the dnaJ gene encoding molecular chaperone DnaJ gives MAKRDYYEVLGVPKTATDDELKKAYRKLSKKFHPDINKEPDAEDKFKELSEAFEVLSDSQKRAAYDQYGHASTDPNFGAGGFGGGFGDFGGGGSFGGFEDIFESFFGGGGGRNSNPNAPRQGSDLQYTLDLSFNEAIFGLEKSIRYNREDDCATCNGSGAKPGTQPETCSKCHGAGTINVERQTPLGRMMSRQACDQCQGTGQTIKDKCSTCNGAGRIVKSHSVKVNVPAGVEDGQQMRLAGQGEAGSNGGPYGDLYVVFRVEESPIFERDGSEIFYTEKVTFAQAALGDEIEVPTVHGRVKLKIPAGTQTGTSFRLKGKGVPKLRGAGNGDQRVTVVIETPTDLNEEQKKLLREFSVASGDKAVVEQEEGFFDKMKDAFSSGSKKKRK, from the coding sequence ATGGCAAAAAGAGATTATTATGAAGTCCTTGGTGTTCCTAAAACAGCAACGGACGACGAACTAAAAAAAGCCTATCGTAAATTATCAAAAAAATTCCATCCAGATATTAACAAAGAACCTGATGCAGAAGATAAGTTTAAAGAGCTATCAGAAGCTTTTGAAGTCTTAAGTGATTCTCAAAAAAGAGCAGCGTATGATCAATATGGTCATGCAAGTACAGATCCTAACTTTGGAGCTGGCGGCTTTGGTGGTGGCTTTGGTGATTTTGGCGGAGGCGGCAGTTTCGGTGGTTTCGAAGATATATTTGAATCATTCTTTGGTGGCGGCGGAGGAAGAAATTCTAATCCTAATGCACCGCGTCAAGGATCGGATTTACAATATACACTGGACTTAAGCTTTAATGAAGCGATTTTTGGATTAGAGAAAAGCATTCGCTATAATCGTGAAGACGATTGTGCGACATGTAATGGTTCTGGGGCGAAACCCGGAACGCAACCTGAGACATGTAGCAAGTGTCACGGTGCAGGTACTATCAATGTGGAACGTCAAACACCACTTGGTCGTATGATGAGCCGTCAAGCCTGTGATCAATGTCAAGGAACAGGTCAAACAATTAAAGATAAATGTAGTACATGTAACGGAGCCGGACGAATTGTTAAATCTCATTCTGTGAAAGTTAATGTACCAGCTGGTGTTGAAGATGGTCAACAAATGCGTTTAGCAGGTCAAGGTGAAGCAGGAAGCAATGGCGGACCTTATGGCGATCTTTATGTCGTGTTTAGAGTAGAAGAAAGTCCTATCTTTGAGAGAGATGGCTCAGAAATCTTCTACACTGAAAAAGTTACCTTTGCTCAAGCAGCATTAGGAGACGAAATTGAAGTACCAACTGTTCATGGACGAGTGAAGCTGAAAATTCCAGCAGGTACTCAAACAGGAACATCATTTAGATTAAAAGGTAAAGGTGTGCCTAAATTACGTGGTGCTGGAAACGGCGATCAACGTGTAACGGTTGTTATCGAGACACCAACTGATTTAAATGAAGAACAAAAGAAATTGTTGCGTGAATTTTCAGTAGCCAGCGGAGATAAAGCGGTGGTGGAACAAGAAGAAGGTTTTTTCGATAAAATGAAAGACGCTTTCTCATCTGGAAGTAAAAAGAAACGTAAATAG